ATCGGTACGGACCTGAGCACCGACGCCGACGAGATCCTGCATGCGGACGGAGCCATCGCCCTGCCCGGATTCGTGGATCTGCACACGCATCTGCGCGAACCCGGCCGGGAGGACGCCGAGACCGTCGAGACGGGATCGGTGGCCGCGGCGCTCGGCGGCTACACGGCGGTGTTCGCCATGGCCAACACCGATCCGGTGGCCGACAACGCCGTGATCGTCGAACACGTGTGGCGCCGGGGCCGTGAGGTCGGCCTGGTCGATGTGCATCCCGTCGGGGCGGTGACCGTGGGGCTGAAGGGCTCCGAACTGGCGGAACTGGGCACGATGGCCCGCTCTGCGGCCGGAGTGCGGCTCTTCTCCGACGACGGTCGCTGCGTCGACGATCCGCTGCTGATGCGCCGGGCCTTGGAATACACCAGGGTGTTCGGCGGGGTCGTGGCCCAGCATGCCGAAGAGCCTCGGCTGACCGTGCAGGCACAGGCGCACGAGGGTGCCCAAGCCGCACGCCTGGGGCTGACGGGCTGGCCCGCTCCCGCGGAGGAATCGATCGTGGCCCGCGACTGCATGCTCGCCGGGCACACCGCGGGAACCCTGCACGTCTGCCACGTGTCCACCTCGGGAACGGCGGAGTTCCTGCGGTGGTGGCGCTCCCGGGACAGCACCGCGGCGGTCTCGGCGGAGGTCACGCCGCACCACCTGCTGCTGACCGACGAACTGCTCGGCAACTACGACCCCGTGCACAAGGTCAATCCGCCCCTGCGGACGGATGCCGACGTGCGCGCGCTTCGGGAGGCGCTGGCCGACGGAACCGTCGACTGCGTGGCCACCGACCATGCGCCGCACGCGGAGCAGGACAAGGACTGCGAGTGGTCTGCGGCACGTCCGGGCATGCTCGGCCTGCAAACCGCGTTGGGCGTGGTGATGCACACGATGGTCGAGCCCGGCCTGCTGGATTGGCGCGGGGTGGCACGGGTGATGAGTGAGCGTCCCGCCCGCATCGCCGGCCTCGCCGATCAGGGGCGTCCGGTGGCCGAGGGAGAACCGGCGAATCTCGTGCTGGTCGACCCCGGTTCTCGCTGGACGGTGCGGGGTGCCGATCTGGCCAGCGTGTCGGCGAACACACCGTTCGAGGGCATGGAGCTTCCCGGACGGATCAGGGCCACGATGCTGCGCGGGCGCATCACCGCGCACGAGGGCAAGGTCGAACGCGCGGAGATGGAACGCTGATGGCACGTACGCTGTGGGTACTGGGCCTGGTCGTGCTGGCTGCGCTGGTGCTGTACGGGATGCGCCGAGGGTGGTTGCACCGGGCACGGCGCCAGGCCGAGGAGCTCGCCGAGTTCCCGGCCGAGCCGGTCGGCCTGTCCGACGAGCCGGAGTTGCTACCCGCAACCTACGGCCTCTATGTGGGCACGACGAAGGCGGGCAGCTGGCAGGACCGCATCGCGGTGGGCGATATCGGTCACCGTGCCAACGCCACCGCACGCTTGCGGAACTCCGGATTGCTGCTGCAACGCTCCGGTGCCGATTCGCTGTGGATTCCGGCCGCATCGCTGCGTGCGGCCAGAGTGGACCACAAGCTCGCCAACAAGGTCGTTCCCGGCGCGGGAATGGTGGTGGTGACCTGGCAGCTCGGTCAGCAGCGGCTCGACACCGGCTTCCGTGCGGAGGACAAGGGAGTGCAGAACAAGTGGGTCGCGTCGATACGGGCACTGGTGCCCACCGACGAGACCGCTCAGCCGAGACGAGACGAGACCGCGGGAACGCGGCAGGAGGAAGTATGACCGCGGCGGCTCTGGTGCTTGAGGACGGCCGGATTTTCCGGGGAGAGGCGTTCGGCAGCGTGGGTAGCTGCATGGGCGAGGTCGTGTTCAGCACGGGCATGACGGGATATCAGGAAACGCTGACCGATCCCTCGTATCACCGCCAGATCGTGGTGGCCACGGCCCCGCAGATCGGCAACACCGGCTGGAACGACGAGGACGACGAGTCACAGCGGATCTGGGTGTCCGGGTACGCGGTGCGGGACCCGGCGCGGGTGCCGTCGAGCTGGCGGTCGAGGCGCTCGCTGCCCGAGGAGCTGGACCGCCAGGACGTGGTGGGCATCGCCGGTCTGGACACGCGCACGCTGACCAGGCACATCCGGGAACGCGGTGCGATGCGTGCGGGCATCTTCTCCGGTGACCGGCTGCGCTCGGACGAGGAGTTGATCGCCGAGGTCGCCGCGAGCGCGGAGATGGTCGGAGCCGACCTGGCCGGCGATGTCACGACGACCGAACCGTACGTGGTGCCCGCCGAGGGGCAGCGCCGGTTCA
This Haloactinomyces albus DNA region includes the following protein-coding sequences:
- a CDS encoding PH-like domain-containing protein — protein: MARTLWVLGLVVLAALVLYGMRRGWLHRARRQAEELAEFPAEPVGLSDEPELLPATYGLYVGTTKAGSWQDRIAVGDIGHRANATARLRNSGLLLQRSGADSLWIPAASLRAARVDHKLANKVVPGAGMVVVTWQLGQQRLDTGFRAEDKGVQNKWVASIRALVPTDETAQPRRDETAGTRQEEV
- a CDS encoding dihydroorotase → MNRRKDEGSPSGGDMADARSGDGRGTDGRGLDDGEAGDRVLLRGVRPYGEGEPVDLLVAGGRIAEIGTDLSTDADEILHADGAIALPGFVDLHTHLREPGREDAETVETGSVAAALGGYTAVFAMANTDPVADNAVIVEHVWRRGREVGLVDVHPVGAVTVGLKGSELAELGTMARSAAGVRLFSDDGRCVDDPLLMRRALEYTRVFGGVVAQHAEEPRLTVQAQAHEGAQAARLGLTGWPAPAEESIVARDCMLAGHTAGTLHVCHVSTSGTAEFLRWWRSRDSTAAVSAEVTPHHLLLTDELLGNYDPVHKVNPPLRTDADVRALREALADGTVDCVATDHAPHAEQDKDCEWSAARPGMLGLQTALGVVMHTMVEPGLLDWRGVARVMSERPARIAGLADQGRPVAEGEPANLVLVDPGSRWTVRGADLASVSANTPFEGMELPGRIRATMLRGRITAHEGKVERAEMER